The window AACTACTGATGTGACGATTACACAAAATCTAATTTTTATGGGATTACGTATTATGCTCCGTGCTCCTTTACTAGTTGTTGGTAGTATTATTATGTCCTTTATAGTGAACCCATATTTGGCTATGTTTCTAGTAATCGGTGCTCCTTTTTTAGTAGTATTCCTTTATATTATGAGTCGGAATGGTTTAAAGCTATTTGGGAAAGTTCAAAAAAGGGTGGACCAGGTCACGAGAAAGATACAAGAAAATTTACAGGCAGTACGTTTAATAAAAGCCTATTTGCGTGGAAATTTTGAATCGAGCCGCTTTGCAACAGTTGCTGCTGATTTGAAAATAGATAATGTAAAGGCATTCCGAATCATGGAGTTAATATTGCCTGTTTTACTCTTTGTCATGAATGTTAGCTTGTTGGCAGTTCTGTGGTTTGGTGCAAAAGAAATCCAAACAGGAAATGTGGAACTAGGAGAACTAGTAGCTATCATTAACTATGCGATGCGTATGACAGGTGCCTTTTCTATGTTTGCTTTCATTATTATTTTCTTTTCTAGAGCAAAAGCATCTTCAGAACGTATGGAGGAAGTGCTCCTGGTTGAGGAAGGGATTGAAATTATTAATGCAGACTCAGAAGGAACAACTCCAAGAATAGGGGAAATTGAGTTTCAGCATGTGTCATTTCATTATCCTACTACAGAAATGCCTGTATTAAGAGATGTTTCCTTTAAGTTAAAACCGGGATCGAAACTGGCGATTATGGGAGCAACTGGCTCTGGTAAATCGACTTTACTCAATTTAATACCAAGGTTTTTTGACACGACAGAAGGAGCAATATTAATAGATGGAATCGATGTAAAAGAATGGCCACTGGAAGAGTTAAGAAAGATAATTGGGCTTGTTCCTCAGCAATCTATTCTTTTTACTGGAAGTATAGAGGAGAACCTAGGATGGGGAGATTCCACTGCCACGGAAGAGTTATTAAGAGAAGCCGCAAAACAAGCGCAAATCCATGACTCTATTGAACAATTCCCAGACCAATACAATACGAGAGTTGGGCAAAAAGGAGTGAATCTATCTGGTGGTCAAAAACAGAGACTTTCCATTGCACGTGCACTCGTTAGAAAACCAGAAATATTATTATTAGATGATAGTACAAGCGCATTAGATGTCTCGACTGAAAATGCATTATGGGAAGCTTTAGAGGAAGAAAATGCAACGATGCTTGTTATTACACAGAAAATCCGAACTGCAAAGGGTGCGGATCACATCTTATTATTAGAAGAGGGTCAAGTTTCTGCACATGGCACGCATGATGAGCTCATGAAGGACTCTTCTCTCTATAAAGCTATTGCTGAATCGCAGGCAGAGGGGGGCGAGCATGATGAACTTCATTCGTAAACCTTTTGGTTATGAGCCTATTATTACTAAAGAAGATTTAAAGAAAAATCACAAAAAGAAAATCGATAAAGCTTCCGATTGGAAGGGTGTCTTAACAAGAATATGGAAGTTGGTCGATGAACAGCGATTTCTATTAATTGTCGTCCTTTTGATGGTAGTAGCTAGCTCCGCTTTAGCATTAGTTGGTCCATATTTAATCGGAGTAATTGTGGATGAACATATTTCTCAAAATATTTTTGTTGGTCTTTCCAAAATAATTGGTGTATTACTCATCGTTTACTTGTTTTTCTCTCTTGCTACTTATTTGCAAAGCTATTGGATGATTGGTATTTCACAGCAAACAATTTATAGACTTCGTACAGGATTATTTGAGCATTTACAGAAGCTCCCTGTATCCTTTTTTGATAAACGCCAGCACGGAGAGTTAATGAGTCGTATGACAAATGATATTGAAAACGTTAGTCAAACTTTAAACTCATCTCTTATCCAAGTGTTTTCAAGTATCCTAACTTTGGTTGGGACAACAGTCGTCATGCTATTACTGAGTCCGCTGATGACATTAGTCACGCTTATTATTGTACCTTTTATGTATTTTGCGATGAGGTGGATTACGAAGCGTACATCTAAATTGTTTAAGGAACAGCAAAAAGCAGTTGGTGAATTGAATGGAATGATTGAAGAAACGATTTCTGGGCAACGAATTGTAAAAGCCTTCTCACAGGAAGGGCGGATGCAAGAAGAGTTTGCCGTTAAGAGTGAGCGTTTAAAACTAACTGGATTCTGGGCGTTAACTTACTCTGGTTTTATTCCAAAAGTGATGAACTTTTTGAATAATACAAGCTTTACGCTTGTTGCTGCAGTAGGTGGATTATTAGCATATTATGGACATGTGACAATAGGAGAAATTGTTATTTTCACGGAGTATTCAAGGCAATTTACTCGTCCATTAAATGATCTAGCGAACCAATTCAATACAGTGCTGTCTGCAATTGCAGGGGCAGAACGCGTTTTTGCTATTATGGATGAGCCCGTTGAAGAAGATGCTGCGGTTGAAAATACAGATTATAAACTAAAGGGTAATGTGACATTTGAAGATGTAACATTTTATTACAATAAAGAAGATGAGTCTCCGACGATTTCCGACGTCTCTTTTCATGTAGAGTCAGGGAAAACTGCTGCATTAGTTGGTGCAACTGGAGCTGGAAAAACGACGATTATGCAACTACTTGCACGTTTTTATGAAGTAAATGGAGGACGTATATTAGTAGATGGTATTTCTATTGATGAGTTGCCTAGACATACGCTACGAAGCCAAACGGCATTTGTTTTACAGGATCCATTTTTGTTCGAAATGACAGTAAGAGAAAATATTCGATATGGCAAATTGAATGCCACAGATGAAGAGGTGCTCCACGCTGCAAAAGAAGCTAATGCACATGATTTCATCATGAAATTATCAAATGGGTACGATACTATTTTATCGGCTGATGGTGGGGAAATTAGTCAGGGTCAAAAACAATTATTATCCATTGCTCGAGCACTCGTTGCAGATCCAGCAATTCTGTTGTTAGATGAAGCAACGTCTAGCATAGATACAGTTACAGAAATGAAAATTCAAGAGGCCCTTGAACGATTGATGGAAGGAAGAACCAGCTTCGTAATAGCCCATCGATTAAATACAATTCGCCAGGCAGATATAATATTTGTGATGGAAGATGGAAGACTAATAGAGTCAGGTCCACAGGACGTGCTGTTGCAAAAAAAAGGTAGATATTATAGTATGTTAACGAATTCAAAGATTTAAGGAGAAACAGATGAATATATCAGTAATGACAGTGTCCCTTCCGTTAGACCAGGAGACGATAGAGGAAGTAAATCAATTGATAGCTGAAGCAAGAACAGTTGATAAAGTGGATTATACTTCACTACTTAGCGTAGAAGAGCTATCCGATTTTTATACAAAAGGTTTTTGCGTAATAGCCTATGATGACGATAGCGACCGCTTAGTCGGCGTGTTAACCTCCATTGATCGAATTGCGACACTGGATTTTGAGTGGAGTAGTGTTGTGCTACCTAGTGTTCGAAGATTAGGGATAGGTGAACGACTAGTAATAGAATTAGGTAGAAATTTAGAAGTAAGAGGGGCGGCTGCGGATATCGCCTTAATGCCAGAAGGCTCTGAAGCAGGTCAGCAGTTTCTTCACAAATTTGGTTATGCTTTAGATTTTTCGGAGAGAACGATGTTAGCTGATGCGGAAAAAGTGGAATTAGATAGTGAAGTGGAAGTTTATCGGTATACCGACGAAGAGTCAGAAATCATCGAAGTATTAGTAAGCGCATTTGGTGACACGGAAGAAGAAGCTAAAGAGTTAATCGCGTTTAATACACAAACGCCAGGTCGCCTAATGATGATTGCCAAACTACGAGATGAATTAGTAGGAACGGTTACATTAGTTGATGACGGCGAAAAGCTATGGGTGACAGGGCTTGCTGTTCATGAAAATGCACGTGGTAGAGGTGTGGCAACATACTTATTGAACTGGAGTAAAAACGAAGCGAATCGAATGGGGAAAGCATCCGTTTATTTGGATGTAGAAACAGACAATGATCAGGCGCTTTCCATTTATGAGAAAGCAGGATTTACTACAGTGAGTAACACCCATTTTTATAAAAAAGCTTAACCTGGAAATTTAATGATAGCAGCGAACAAATTATGTGTTGATTTGTTCGCTGTTTTTTTGTCTCTGTTAATGGAAAAGGTTGATTAATGCTTAACGAATATGGAATTCCCTAAATAATATTATCGCTGGATATTTACGTGAAATAAAAGAAAATTTCAAAAATTTTATTTTACTTAAATTAACGCAGCAGATTATTTCAATAAGAACAGGAGAATCAATATACTAGGTAGAATATAAATAAGATGACATTGTTTAGAGAAAAAGTATATTTTTATGAGGAGTGTTGGTCATGGTTCATGCAAAAGATATTTTATCTGATCAGTTGTTGGCAAATGCGAATGACCCTAGTTGGTACCTACCATTTTCAGATTCAATAAAAAGATTGTCTGAGGAGCAAGCATTTTGGAAGCCAAACGAGGAAAGTAATAGCATTGCTGAAATTGTGCAGCATCTACTATATTGGAATCAAACATGGCAAACAAGGTACCAAAAATCTCACGTTGATGCTGTGCCTTCCATAGGAAATAATAATAACAGCTTTATTATTCCTGAAAATCATTCATTTGCTGACTTAAAAAAACAACTATTAGAGGTGCTTTTACTTTGGCAAGAGTTATTATCTGAAGAAAAAGTTGAGAGTGAAGTTAATGGTTTTTCTGGACATGTGAAATGGTGGGAAGTTCTCGGAAATGTGTCAACTCATAACGCATATCACATTGGTCAGATCATTTATATCCGAAAGTTGCAAAATAGCTGGAAAATAAATGTTGGAGAAGATGAATAAATAAAAGTTCCATTAGGCCATCTTGAACTAAAGGTGTGCTTTAGCTAAGCATAACTATCATTTCGATGGTCTATTTTTAGGGCCAAAACATCAGATTTCGGCGATTCATTGTGAAATGTTACTCTGAAACTAACACAGCAGATTAGCTCAATAAGCACTAGAGAAAAAAGCTATAATATATCTGATTTAAGGTGGTGTTCTCCATTGAAAAAAGTAAACAATAGACATATATGGATTGAAGCTGAAGAATGGGCTGAAGGTGAATGGAATGTTGAAGATGATAACCTTGATGTCATCGTAACTTTCTCTGACCGTTCTAAATGGATTGCGAGTTTTTTCACCTACAAAAACATATAGACATTGAGAGAGAAAAATGCGAAGACAGGCGAATGTATGAGCGGTGCATATTTATGGTCAAGCGATATGGTTCTTATAGATATTGTAAGTAGAGAAAGACTTTATGAAGTCATTGACTACCTTATCTATAACGGTGAGTTTGAGTCAGCTTTTACTAAGTACCCAGATGTTGATGTTGAAGAGGACCATTTGTATCCAGAGGGTTTTTTTAAAATGAGTGATGAATAAACATCCTTATTCAACTAACGGGTGCTTTAGTTGAACAATCGGCTGCCTTTACAGGACAGTTTTTTCGTATTGAGTAATGGAGTTAACTAATTTCATAAACGGGTGTTATGTCTATTAGGGTGTATCCGGCATCCAAACTGGAATCAGAGTAGTAGATGTATTAAAGTGTGCTTGAAAAATCACTAATCTAATACAATACAAATATGTCCAATTTGCAACTAGGAATTAGCTAATATTATTATTTCCATATTATTCTTATATGCTTTTAAGTTTACATTAAGTAATATATTCATGTATTAGATATTTATAAGGAGAGAGGTCAAACCATTGAAGACAGTTCGTATTTTATTAGTTTTACTTATTACTTTTGGTCTTTTTTCTATAACACCTACTTTTGCAGCAGAAAAAACAATTGATCAATATTACATGGATGATGTAGATTACGGGCATGGGGCATACGAACAATTAGAACGTTTCTTGTATGCAGATATCATAGATGGATATGAAGAAACTGAGGTTTATGAAGAAGATGGAGAAGAATATGAATATACATCCATTCTTTTAAAACCAGAAAATAATATTACCCGTGCACAATTCACAAAAATTATGGTTAATGCTATGAATTTAACAAGTGGCGAGATCAAAAAAACGTTCTCTGATGTAAATTCTTCAGCTTGGTATTATAATTATGTCCAAATTGCTAGTAGCAGAGGGATTATTACTGGAAAAGAAGATGGGACCTTTAAGCCAAATGATAAGATTTCACGTGCTCAAATGGCTGCTATGATTTATCGGGCATTTAATGAGACGGTGGATTTTTCAACAACAGGAAAGACTTTCAAAGATGTAACTCAAAATAGCTACGCTTATGAAGCCGTTGTGAAAACAGCAGGTGTCGGAATCGTAAATGGTTATGGAGACAACTTCAAACCGAATAATTTTGCTAAACGTTCCCATGCCGTATTGATGATTGACCGCGCATTACATCTAGAATCTGGAACAGCCGAAGACGAACTTTCAGTGATTCAAACTGTAAATCGTAACGTCACAGAAGAGTTGTCCCTATACTCTGAACAACAAAATCTTGAAGCATTGGAAGCTCTTTATCGCGAAACAACAATGGGTTATTATCTAGCTTATTCACTTAATAGCCAGAGTCTACTAGATGACCCTGAATATTCATTTGGTTCCACTACGATGGAACAAGTGGGTGAGCATTCAAGCAAAATTGTTTCCTTAAATAAGCATTTTGCAGAAGTTAAAATAGACAATCTAAAGGTTCATGTTTCCGTGAAAGAACCAGACATGGACATGAAGTTTGAAATGACACTGGATTTATCAGGAACTGCATATTTAAAGAAAACAGAAGGCGGAACTTGGAAAATTTATAACATTGTCTATGATGATGAGGACTATGACAATACGCTAACTGCAGCTATGGCTGGTAATTAACCTAAAAAAGATTCCCGACTCTAATTTAAAGAGGAGGGAATCTTTTTTATAGATATAAAAACGAATGTAAATCTATTCAAGAGGAGAGGCAAGGTTAAATGGAAAACCTCATTGGGAATATAATTTAGTGCCATATCGCCATTATTTAGTCGGTTCCTTAAAGGATAGATTGGTGTCTGTGGGACTGTTTATGGATCATACTGGGTTTTGGTAATTATGAGGTTGAAAGTGTACAAGAAGTCGAAGAAATTGCTAAAAATGCCCTGCCGTATTAGAAGAAAAGTTTCAGTATTTAGTACATCCTTGGGAACCTTAGAAGGATTGTTCACAAAAAGCAAGTGAAACGTTATTAATGTAACGGGTTCTTTAGTTAAACATGACCATCATTTCGATCTATTTTTACGTCCAAAACAACAAGCAGATTTTGGCGATCCATTGTGAAATGTTACACTTAATCTATCGTAGCGGTTTAAGTGAAAGAAGAGTATTAGGAATATAAACAAAAAATCCTTTTCTAACATGTAGAAAAGGACACATAAAGTTTTGTAGACCATTGATAAAGAAATCTACTCGTAGTTAGCCATGTAATTCCCTTCTTCAAATATTTCTTTCGGACTTTTGGAAGTCCATTCTTCTACTGTCATATCGGGATGCAAGTTTAAGTAAGATCTAATCATCTTGTAGCCTTCACTATAGCCATAATAATTGGGAAAACCATTAGTCCCACCTATCAGTATTTCATAAATCTGATCAGTAACAGAACCCTCAAGATTTGGTTCAATCCTGCTCCAATATTCTTTGTTAAAGTTTTCGTCGATCACATAAGCAGTACTATTTGAATCGGGATACACTGAGGTTTCAAACATCACGGCTTGGCCCTCCATTATTAAATAATCTAATAGTGTTGGATAATAATCTTCTGTATAATGTTTTTCGATCCAAACGCTATGATGATATTCATGAGAAATACCTGATTTATGATTATTATCAAGCTCACTCAAACTATAATAGTTATCGAAATCATTGAAAAAGACTAAAATTTTCCCTGACCCGGCTGTCAACATGTCAGATGGAAATCTTTCATTTTTAGGAAACACACATACATTTGTTTTTTTATCGGATGAAAGTATGTCGGAGGATTTAACAAGGGATTCCTCGAATAACTTATTTATATGATCTTTATCTATGGATTCAACTTGATTCTTGATACTATCATAATCACTTTCTTCCGGTGTCCATTCAAACGAATTAATTTCTAAATATTCCGTATCTTTAAAACATGCATCATATATAGGTTCTATAATTTCTTGTTGATACAATTTATGGGGTGATTCATCTGGATT is drawn from Psychrobacillus sp. INOP01 and contains these coding sequences:
- a CDS encoding ABC transporter ATP-binding protein, with translation MKTIFSYLSPYKMLVIVALLFMLVELSVELVQPLLIAVIIDDGILAGDQQAIVLWGSIMLGISFLAFLAGIINTFIASHVVQSYGFDIRQALFKKVQAFTMATFLKFPTASLITRLTTDVTITQNLIFMGLRIMLRAPLLVVGSIIMSFIVNPYLAMFLVIGAPFLVVFLYIMSRNGLKLFGKVQKRVDQVTRKIQENLQAVRLIKAYLRGNFESSRFATVAADLKIDNVKAFRIMELILPVLLFVMNVSLLAVLWFGAKEIQTGNVELGELVAIINYAMRMTGAFSMFAFIIIFFSRAKASSERMEEVLLVEEGIEIINADSEGTTPRIGEIEFQHVSFHYPTTEMPVLRDVSFKLKPGSKLAIMGATGSGKSTLLNLIPRFFDTTEGAILIDGIDVKEWPLEELRKIIGLVPQQSILFTGSIEENLGWGDSTATEELLREAAKQAQIHDSIEQFPDQYNTRVGQKGVNLSGGQKQRLSIARALVRKPEILLLDDSTSALDVSTENALWEALEEENATMLVITQKIRTAKGADHILLLEEGQVSAHGTHDELMKDSSLYKAIAESQAEGGEHDELHS
- a CDS encoding GNAT family N-acetyltransferase, with the protein product MNISVMTVSLPLDQETIEEVNQLIAEARTVDKVDYTSLLSVEELSDFYTKGFCVIAYDDDSDRLVGVLTSIDRIATLDFEWSSVVLPSVRRLGIGERLVIELGRNLEVRGAAADIALMPEGSEAGQQFLHKFGYALDFSERTMLADAEKVELDSEVEVYRYTDEESEIIEVLVSAFGDTEEEAKELIAFNTQTPGRLMMIAKLRDELVGTVTLVDDGEKLWVTGLAVHENARGRGVATYLLNWSKNEANRMGKASVYLDVETDNDQALSIYEKAGFTTVSNTHFYKKA
- a CDS encoding DinB family protein; the protein is MVHAKDILSDQLLANANDPSWYLPFSDSIKRLSEEQAFWKPNEESNSIAEIVQHLLYWNQTWQTRYQKSHVDAVPSIGNNNNSFIIPENHSFADLKKQLLEVLLLWQELLSEEKVESEVNGFSGHVKWWEVLGNVSTHNAYHIGQIIYIRKLQNSWKINVGEDE
- a CDS encoding S-layer homology domain-containing protein — its product is MKTVRILLVLLITFGLFSITPTFAAEKTIDQYYMDDVDYGHGAYEQLERFLYADIIDGYEETEVYEEDGEEYEYTSILLKPENNITRAQFTKIMVNAMNLTSGEIKKTFSDVNSSAWYYNYVQIASSRGIITGKEDGTFKPNDKISRAQMAAMIYRAFNETVDFSTTGKTFKDVTQNSYAYEAVVKTAGVGIVNGYGDNFKPNNFAKRSHAVLMIDRALHLESGTAEDELSVIQTVNRNVTEELSLYSEQQNLEALEALYRETTMGYYLAYSLNSQSLLDDPEYSFGSTTMEQVGEHSSKIVSLNKHFAEVKIDNLKVHVSVKEPDMDMKFEMTLDLSGTAYLKKTEGGTWKIYNIVYDDEDYDNTLTAAMAGN
- a CDS encoding ABC transporter ATP-binding protein; translated protein: MNFIRKPFGYEPIITKEDLKKNHKKKIDKASDWKGVLTRIWKLVDEQRFLLIVVLLMVVASSALALVGPYLIGVIVDEHISQNIFVGLSKIIGVLLIVYLFFSLATYLQSYWMIGISQQTIYRLRTGLFEHLQKLPVSFFDKRQHGELMSRMTNDIENVSQTLNSSLIQVFSSILTLVGTTVVMLLLSPLMTLVTLIIVPFMYFAMRWITKRTSKLFKEQQKAVGELNGMIEETISGQRIVKAFSQEGRMQEEFAVKSERLKLTGFWALTYSGFIPKVMNFLNNTSFTLVAAVGGLLAYYGHVTIGEIVIFTEYSRQFTRPLNDLANQFNTVLSAIAGAERVFAIMDEPVEEDAAVENTDYKLKGNVTFEDVTFYYNKEDESPTISDVSFHVESGKTAALVGATGAGKTTIMQLLARFYEVNGGRILVDGISIDELPRHTLRSQTAFVLQDPFLFEMTVRENIRYGKLNATDEEVLHAAKEANAHDFIMKLSNGYDTILSADGGEISQGQKQLLSIARALVADPAILLLDEATSSIDTVTEMKIQEALERLMEGRTSFVIAHRLNTIRQADIIFVMEDGRLIESGPQDVLLQKKGRYYSMLTNSKI
- a CDS encoding DUF2268 domain-containing putative Zn-dependent protease (predicted Zn-dependent protease with a strongly conserved HExxH motif): MNITNKVFISFCMLLLIFILSACKQTEQSQENINTENEQKNISYSFKNPNTEQEFNIIHAYMLYENYFETVKDNPDESPHKLYQQEIIEPIYDACFKDTEYLEINSFEWTPEESDYDSIKNQVESIDKDHINKLFEESLVKSSDILSSDKKTNVCVFPKNERFPSDMLTAGSGKILVFFNDFDNYYSLSELDNNHKSGISHEYHHSVWIEKHYTEDYYPTLLDYLIMEGQAVMFETSVYPDSNSTAYVIDENFNKEYWSRIEPNLEGSVTDQIYEILIGGTNGFPNYYGYSEGYKMIRSYLNLHPDMTVEEWTSKSPKEIFEEGNYMANYE